Proteins from one Bacteroidales bacterium genomic window:
- the recF gene encoding DNA replication and repair protein RecF (All proteins in this family for which functions are known are DNA-binding proteins that assist the filamentation of RecA onto DNA for the initiation of recombination or recombinational repair.), with amino-acid sequence MHLKTLSLVNFKNYEQADLPLSAKINCFVGENGVGKTNLLDAIHYLSLCKSNLNPVDSQNVKYEEEFLVVQGVFERMGKEENIYCGIRKQKKKQFKRNQKEYTKLSDHIGLIPLVMISPADAILINGGSEERRKFMNGVIAQYSRVYLENLIQYNRALSQRNSLLKDFSASRNFDPGMIEVWDEQLIRYGEPIFEERIRFVNELLPVFNSFHAYISGKREQVNLTYEAHLKTEDFREGLRASLNKDRIIQYTTFGIHKDDLGMDLGGHSLKKSGSQGQQKTFLVALKLAEFEFIRKLTGLPPILLLDDIFDKFDAVRVKQIISLVAENQFGQIFITDTNEQRLQGILQEIPADHKVFRINTEARLEEMHS; translated from the coding sequence ATGCATCTGAAAACACTTTCCCTGGTCAATTTTAAGAATTATGAACAGGCAGATCTCCCGCTTTCAGCAAAGATCAACTGTTTTGTGGGGGAGAATGGAGTTGGGAAGACCAATCTCCTCGATGCGATCCATTACCTGTCGCTCTGCAAAAGCAATCTGAATCCTGTCGATAGTCAGAATGTAAAGTATGAGGAGGAGTTTCTGGTGGTACAGGGTGTATTTGAGAGGATGGGTAAAGAGGAGAATATTTATTGCGGTATCAGAAAGCAGAAAAAAAAGCAGTTCAAACGGAATCAGAAAGAGTATACCAAGCTTTCCGATCACATCGGACTGATCCCACTTGTTATGATCTCTCCGGCCGATGCCATCCTGATCAACGGGGGAAGCGAGGAGCGAAGGAAATTCATGAATGGAGTGATCGCTCAGTACAGCCGGGTATACCTGGAAAACCTGATCCAGTATAACCGGGCTCTGAGCCAACGGAACAGTCTGCTCAAAGATTTTTCTGCAAGCCGGAATTTTGATCCTGGCATGATCGAGGTATGGGACGAACAACTGATCCGTTACGGAGAACCGATTTTTGAGGAGCGAATTCGCTTCGTGAATGAGCTTCTGCCCGTTTTTAACTCTTTTCACGCTTATATTTCAGGTAAGCGGGAGCAGGTAAACCTTACATACGAGGCCCATCTGAAGACGGAAGACTTCAGGGAGGGCCTCAGGGCATCCCTGAACAAGGATCGCATCATCCAGTATACCACTTTTGGCATTCATAAAGATGATCTGGGTATGGACCTGGGGGGGCACAGTCTGAAGAAGAGTGGTTCCCAGGGTCAGCAGAAGACCTTTCTGGTGGCGCTGAAGCTTGCCGAATTTGAGTTTATCCGAAAACTGACAGGCTTACCCCCTATTCTCCTTCTGGATGATATTTTTGATAAATTTGATGCTGTCAGAGTTAAACAGATCATCAGCCTGGTGGCAGAAAACCAGTTCGGACAGATATTTATAACTGATACCAATGAGCAGCGTTTGCAGGGAATCCTGCAGGAAATACCGGCCGATCATAAGGTTTTCAGGATTAACACTGAAGCCAGGCTGGAAGAGATGCATAGCTAA
- a CDS encoding tetratricopeptide repeat protein, whose protein sequence is MSKKKNVKQSDKNLEGIEQALTRSEQFIEDNQKTLTLLLGGLIVILLIIIGGNRYYLKPLNEEAAADMYYAERFFEMDSFNLALNGYGTYPGFLNVMDDYGVSKSAKLSRYYAGVCYHQLGDHEAAIELLRKFKTDDLLVGAAKYSTLGDAYVELGDLQNAISSYNNGIDNYENNFSTPIILKKLGIVYEELGKLEEALITYRRIESRYPETPEGNEIKKYIGRVESKMSL, encoded by the coding sequence ATGTCGAAGAAAAAAAATGTGAAGCAGAGCGATAAGAATCTGGAAGGTATTGAACAAGCATTAACCCGTTCCGAGCAGTTCATTGAAGATAATCAGAAAACCCTCACTTTACTCCTGGGCGGTCTTATTGTTATACTGCTCATCATCATAGGCGGAAACAGGTACTATTTGAAGCCACTCAACGAGGAAGCAGCTGCCGATATGTATTACGCAGAGCGTTTTTTCGAGATGGACTCTTTCAATCTGGCTTTAAACGGCTATGGAACCTACCCTGGTTTCCTGAATGTAATGGATGATTACGGTGTCAGTAAATCGGCCAAACTTTCAAGGTATTATGCGGGTGTATGTTACCACCAGCTGGGCGATCACGAAGCTGCGATAGAGCTTTTACGGAAATTTAAAACGGATGACCTGCTTGTGGGAGCTGCTAAATACAGCACTCTGGGTGATGCCTACGTGGAGCTGGGCGACCTGCAAAACGCAATTTCTTCTTATAATAATGGCATTGACAATTACGAAAATAATTTCTCCACTCCTATTATACTGAAGAAACTGGGTATCGTTTACGAGGAGCTTGGCAAGCTGGAGGAGGCTCTGATCACCTACCGGAGGATTGAATCCAGGTATCCGGAAACTCCTGAAGGTAATGAGATCAAAAAATACATCGGAAGGGTAGAATCAAAGATGTCCCTGTAA
- the ribH gene encoding 6,7-dimethyl-8-ribityllumazine synthase — protein sequence MSSSLKNLSDHDPASVPDGSFMKFGIVVSEWNEEITAALLEGTLKTLKKHGVREENISTRAVPGSFELPYGSRIVAEQFSPHAVICLGCVIRGETSHFDYICQGVTQGITELNLDYDIPFIFGILTTENKQQALDRAGGKHGNKGVEAAVTALKMAALRNVLLH from the coding sequence ATGTCATCCAGCCTGAAGAATCTGTCCGATCATGATCCGGCTTCCGTCCCCGACGGATCGTTCATGAAGTTTGGTATTGTTGTCTCCGAATGGAATGAGGAGATTACGGCAGCACTGCTTGAAGGCACCCTGAAGACCTTGAAAAAACATGGTGTAAGAGAGGAGAATATAAGTACGAGAGCTGTCCCCGGGAGTTTTGAACTGCCCTATGGGTCCCGGATTGTGGCAGAACAATTCTCTCCTCATGCAGTCATTTGCCTGGGTTGTGTAATTCGGGGCGAAACCAGTCATTTTGATTATATCTGCCAGGGGGTCACCCAGGGAATTACCGAGTTGAATCTGGACTATGATATCCCCTTTATATTCGGGATATTGACCACAGAAAATAAACAGCAGGCCCTGGACCGGGCAGGCGGTAAGCATGGTAACAAAGGGGTTGAGGCTGCGGTTACCGCACTGAAAATGGCCGCATTAAGAAATGTTCTTTTGCACTAA
- the yidC gene encoding membrane protein insertase YidC, protein MDRNTIIGLGIIGLLLVGYSIFTKPQREAQMAERQRLDSIARVEQVRAMEASRQAQAQITAGDTGALVDSDSLSIERLTGELGDFANAASGTEEKVVLENDILKLTFSTFGGRPYTAQLKKYQTHDSLPLYLFDGDSTIFALQFFADNRGINTGELYFRPSIEKLTSDEGRSYQQLTMKMDVSETASISYIYRLFDEDYMLDFDMHFEGLDQYRTDRMEFNFDFYTPSQEKGYQNEAMYTTLYYKYHGGDVESFKSRSKKELEEVTETTRISWIAFSHQFFSTILVADEYFDGAFMLQERFSEPGKYVRRYSSSIDMPYDRTGDQLIGMQLYLGPNKFKSLKSYGDLGLENVVTVGGSMIRWINAFVVIPIFDWLDNYFVNFGIIILLLTLIIKMALFPLTYRSFKSQAVMRLLKPQVDEIGERYPRKEDAMKKQQATMDLYKKAGANPMGGCLPMLLQFPILYAMFRFFPTSIELRQEGFLWAHDLSTYDSILDLPWNIPMYGDHVSLFTLLMTVTTMLSMRYNNQAGAGSSQMPGMKTMMYIMPVMFMFILNNFSAGLTYYYFLANVITLGQNLIFKRFIDEDKIMRKIASKQNKPVKKSKFAQRLEAIQKQQQNQQSLGGRKPQPKKKSR, encoded by the coding sequence ATGGACAGAAATACAATTATAGGTCTGGGTATTATCGGGCTGCTTCTTGTGGGCTACAGTATCTTTACCAAACCCCAGCGGGAGGCCCAGATGGCCGAACGCCAGAGACTCGATTCCATTGCCCGTGTTGAGCAGGTAAGGGCCATGGAGGCAAGCCGCCAGGCTCAGGCTCAGATTACAGCCGGTGATACAGGAGCCCTGGTGGATAGTGATTCGCTGTCGATCGAGAGATTAACCGGTGAGCTTGGCGATTTTGCGAACGCCGCATCCGGAACGGAGGAGAAGGTGGTACTTGAAAATGATATTCTGAAGCTCACCTTCTCGACTTTCGGGGGCCGTCCCTATACCGCTCAGCTGAAAAAGTATCAGACACATGATTCCCTTCCACTTTACCTTTTCGATGGAGACTCCACCATCTTTGCCCTGCAGTTTTTTGCAGATAATAGGGGTATCAACACCGGTGAGCTCTATTTCCGGCCAAGCATCGAGAAACTTACCAGTGATGAGGGTCGTTCCTACCAGCAGCTTACCATGAAGATGGATGTCTCTGAAACGGCTTCCATCTCCTATATATACAGACTGTTTGACGAGGATTACATGCTCGATTTTGATATGCATTTCGAAGGGTTGGATCAGTATCGTACCGACAGGATGGAGTTCAATTTCGATTTCTATACGCCTTCCCAGGAGAAGGGTTACCAGAATGAGGCCATGTACACCACTCTTTACTATAAGTACCATGGCGGCGATGTGGAGAGTTTTAAATCGCGGTCCAAGAAGGAGCTGGAAGAGGTAACCGAGACTACCCGCATCAGCTGGATTGCCTTCAGCCATCAGTTCTTCTCCACCATCCTGGTCGCCGATGAGTACTTCGACGGGGCCTTCATGTTGCAGGAGCGTTTTAGTGAGCCGGGTAAATATGTGCGCCGTTATTCCAGCTCTATCGATATGCCCTACGATCGTACCGGAGACCAGCTTATCGGGATGCAACTCTATCTCGGGCCAAATAAATTCAAGTCGCTTAAAAGTTATGGCGACCTGGGCCTTGAAAATGTGGTAACAGTTGGCGGCTCCATGATCCGTTGGATCAATGCCTTTGTGGTTATCCCGATCTTTGACTGGCTGGATAATTATTTCGTGAATTTCGGGATCATTATCCTCTTGCTGACCCTGATCATTAAAATGGCGCTTTTCCCTCTTACTTACCGTTCCTTTAAGTCGCAGGCGGTAATGCGATTACTGAAACCTCAGGTAGATGAGATCGGCGAACGTTACCCCAGGAAGGAGGATGCCATGAAGAAGCAGCAGGCAACCATGGATCTTTATAAAAAGGCCGGAGCCAACCCGATGGGCGGATGTCTCCCCATGTTGCTGCAGTTCCCCATCCTGTATGCCATGTTCCGCTTCTTTCCAACCTCCATCGAATTACGCCAGGAGGGATTCCTTTGGGCACATGACCTTTCTACCTATGATTCTATTCTGGACCTGCCCTGGAATATCCCCATGTATGGGGACCATGTAAGTCTTTTCACGCTTCTGATGACAGTGACCACCATGCTTTCCATGCGTTATAATAACCAGGCAGGTGCAGGAAGCAGTCAGATGCCGGGTATGAAGACCATGATGTATATTATGCCGGTGATGTTTATGTTTATTCTGAATAATTTCTCGGCAGGACTGACCTACTATTACTTCCTGGCCAACGTGATTACCCTGGGGCAAAACCTGATCTTTAAAAGGTTTATCGATGAAGATAAGATCATGAGGAAAATTGCTTCAAAGCAGAATAAGCCGGTCAAAAAATCGAAGTTTGCACAGCGCCTTGAAGCGATACAGAAACAGCAACAGAACCAGCAGTCGTTGGGTGGGCGAAAACCGCAGCCAAAGAAAAAGAGCCGCTAA
- a CDS encoding CTP synthase: MGSTKYVFVTGGVTSSLGKGIVSASLGRLLQARGYKVTIQKLDPYINVDPGTLNPYEHGECYVTDDGAETDLDLGHYERFLDIQTSQANNVTTGRIYQSVINKERRGDYLGKTVQVIPHITDEIKRRITLLGESNKYDIIITEIGGTVGDIESLPYIEAVRQLRWDLGLGNTVFIHLTLVPYLSASGELKTKPTQHSVKVLLENGIQPDVLVLRSEHVLDRDLRSKVALFCNVELEAVIQSIDVKTIYEVPLLMKEEGLDVMVMKKLHITPKESPDLEEWKSFVERLKSSEKEIRIALVGKYVELYDSYKSIIESLSHAGARNQVKVVVVCLHSEEISDQNVSEMLQGYDGILVAPGFGDRGIEGKISSVTFARENKVPFLGICLGLQCAIIEFARHVLNYKDAHSTEMDSRTSHPVIDLMEEQKGVTEKGGTMRLGGYACALEKNSLVHLAYQEDLVRERHRHRYEFNNHYLEAFKEHGMVPTGINPESGLVEIMEQPGHPWFVGTQFHPEYRSTALNPHPLFIAFIRAAINYSK, translated from the coding sequence TTGGGTAGTACAAAGTATGTATTCGTAACAGGAGGAGTTACCTCTTCCCTGGGTAAAGGTATTGTTTCTGCTTCACTGGGACGACTTTTGCAAGCCAGGGGATACAAGGTGACCATTCAAAAACTGGACCCGTATATCAACGTGGATCCGGGAACCCTGAATCCATACGAACACGGGGAGTGCTATGTAACGGACGATGGTGCTGAAACAGACCTGGATCTGGGACATTATGAGCGTTTCCTGGATATCCAGACTTCCCAGGCCAATAATGTCACCACCGGCAGGATTTATCAGTCGGTGATCAATAAAGAGCGAAGAGGTGATTATCTCGGGAAAACCGTTCAGGTTATTCCGCATATTACGGACGAGATCAAGCGGAGGATCACCCTGCTGGGAGAAAGTAATAAGTATGATATTATTATCACCGAAATCGGTGGAACCGTGGGTGATATTGAATCTCTTCCCTACATTGAAGCGGTCAGGCAGTTGCGCTGGGACCTGGGGCTTGGGAACACTGTGTTTATCCACCTGACCCTGGTTCCCTACCTGTCTGCATCCGGTGAGCTGAAGACCAAGCCCACCCAGCATTCGGTCAAGGTTCTTCTGGAGAACGGGATTCAGCCTGATGTGCTGGTGCTTCGTTCCGAGCACGTGCTGGACAGGGACCTCAGATCGAAAGTGGCTCTTTTCTGCAACGTGGAACTGGAAGCGGTTATTCAGTCGATAGATGTGAAAACCATTTACGAAGTGCCTCTGCTGATGAAAGAGGAGGGACTTGATGTGATGGTCATGAAGAAATTGCATATTACACCTAAGGAGTCGCCCGATCTGGAGGAATGGAAAAGCTTTGTTGAGAGGTTAAAGAGTTCTGAAAAAGAGATCAGGATCGCGCTGGTTGGCAAATACGTGGAACTTTATGATTCCTACAAATCTATTATTGAATCATTGTCCCATGCAGGGGCGAGGAACCAGGTAAAGGTGGTGGTGGTTTGCTTGCACTCTGAGGAGATTTCTGACCAGAATGTCTCTGAAATGTTACAGGGTTATGATGGTATCCTGGTAGCGCCGGGATTTGGAGACAGGGGGATAGAGGGTAAGATTTCATCGGTGACTTTCGCCCGGGAGAACAAGGTGCCTTTTCTGGGAATTTGTCTGGGACTGCAATGTGCAATTATTGAATTTGCCCGTCATGTTCTGAATTATAAGGACGCCCATTCTACCGAGATGGACAGTCGCACCAGTCACCCGGTCATCGATTTAATGGAGGAACAGAAAGGGGTCACGGAGAAAGGCGGAACCATGCGTCTGGGAGGTTATGCCTGTGCACTTGAAAAGAATTCGCTGGTGCATTTGGCCTATCAGGAGGATCTGGTCAGGGAACGACACCGTCACCGGTACGAGTTTAATAACCATTACCTGGAAGCCTTTAAGGAACACGGGATGGTCCCAACCGGGATTAACCCGGAGAGCGGACTGGTGGAGATCATGGAACAACCCGGACATCCCTGGTTCGTAGGAACACAGTTTCACCCTGAATACCGGAGCACCGCACTGAACCCCCATCCCCTGTTTATCGCTTTCATCCGGGCAGCCATTAATTACAGTAAGTAA
- a CDS encoding DUF349 domain-containing protein: MKNSESKDPLKEHLSENKESEIRHPKPPDEEIQKDLDNHSDTPAPKSSRGKPRTEALIDDSEEELKNASYDHDFNMEDDEPGEEEVNYALLSKEVLIKLLKEKLDKPGTGNIRKEVEDIRQVFYEKVDAVLEEKKKNFLDEGGNLEDFKPAEEPVETEMKELLYKYKGLKAEFTRQLEKSKKENLQKKQEVLEGFRILMEGQESFDTTFKKFKELQKQWFSAGVVPHQNLKDLWDSYNYFVEKFNDYVRINRDLRALDLKKNLELKIQLCKRSEDLDKDPNIVHAFKLLQKNHTRWREIGPVPRENRDEIWERFKQATSVINKKHQEYHSRLKESLQENLDKKLMLCGKVEQIAAREYDTHADWIDKTNQVLEIQKTWKTIGYAPKKDNNAIYSRFRTACDVFFGNKAKFYAAVYEDQKENLRLKLEIAERAEALSKSQEWKETTNELIQLQKRWKEIGPVPRKDSDRLWRRFRAACDTFFHKKSRYFEDIDSTFEENMKAKEAIVAEMDAFTVHKDHKKNLEALSEFQTRFNAIGYVPSGKKEWIKDQFRQSQDKLLERFGMDESQRSLFRFRYRITSIANASRAEMKLSFERDKLLNKLQQLRNDMSLWENNIGFFKQSDSSEETIQGFQEKIDAAHKRIEVLEEKIRILDDMENEN, from the coding sequence ATGAAAAATTCTGAATCGAAAGACCCTCTTAAGGAGCACTTAAGTGAAAATAAAGAATCAGAAATCAGGCATCCAAAACCTCCGGATGAGGAAATACAGAAAGATTTAGATAATCATTCTGATACCCCCGCCCCAAAATCTTCCAGGGGCAAACCCAGAACTGAAGCCCTGATCGATGACAGCGAAGAAGAGCTGAAAAACGCTTCTTATGATCATGATTTTAATATGGAGGATGATGAACCCGGAGAGGAGGAGGTCAACTACGCACTGTTAAGTAAAGAGGTCCTGATCAAACTCCTGAAAGAAAAGCTGGATAAACCCGGCACAGGGAACATCAGGAAAGAGGTGGAAGATATCAGGCAGGTTTTTTATGAAAAGGTGGATGCTGTGCTGGAGGAAAAGAAGAAAAACTTTCTGGACGAGGGCGGAAATCTGGAAGATTTTAAACCTGCCGAGGAGCCCGTGGAGACGGAAATGAAAGAGTTGTTGTACAAGTACAAAGGATTGAAGGCAGAGTTTACTCGGCAGCTTGAGAAATCCAAGAAGGAGAATCTTCAGAAAAAACAGGAGGTGCTGGAAGGATTCAGGATATTGATGGAGGGTCAGGAAAGTTTTGATACAACCTTTAAAAAGTTCAAGGAACTTCAGAAACAATGGTTTTCTGCAGGTGTGGTACCTCATCAGAACCTGAAGGACCTGTGGGACTCATACAATTATTTTGTTGAAAAATTCAACGATTACGTTCGAATTAACCGGGACCTTCGCGCCCTGGATCTGAAAAAAAACCTGGAACTCAAAATCCAGCTCTGTAAGCGAAGCGAAGATCTTGATAAGGATCCCAACATTGTTCATGCCTTTAAACTACTCCAGAAGAATCATACGCGCTGGAGGGAGATTGGTCCCGTTCCCCGTGAAAACAGAGATGAGATCTGGGAGCGCTTCAAGCAGGCCACCTCAGTAATTAACAAAAAACACCAGGAATATCATTCCAGGCTGAAAGAGTCTTTGCAGGAAAATCTGGATAAAAAGTTGATGCTGTGCGGGAAGGTCGAACAAATTGCAGCCAGGGAGTATGATACTCATGCTGACTGGATAGATAAGACCAACCAGGTTCTGGAAATTCAGAAAACGTGGAAGACCATTGGATATGCTCCCAAGAAAGACAACAATGCCATTTATTCCAGGTTTCGGACAGCATGTGATGTTTTTTTTGGAAACAAAGCCAAATTTTATGCTGCAGTCTATGAGGATCAGAAGGAGAACCTCAGGCTGAAGCTGGAGATTGCGGAGCGGGCAGAAGCACTTAGTAAAAGCCAGGAGTGGAAGGAGACAACCAACGAGCTGATACAGCTTCAGAAGCGATGGAAAGAGATCGGACCGGTACCCAGAAAGGATTCCGACAGATTATGGAGGAGGTTCAGAGCCGCGTGTGATACATTCTTTCATAAAAAATCCAGGTATTTCGAAGATATTGATTCCACTTTTGAAGAGAATATGAAGGCCAAGGAGGCTATTGTGGCTGAAATGGATGCATTTACCGTTCACAAGGACCATAAGAAGAATCTGGAGGCTCTGAGTGAATTCCAGACAAGATTTAATGCCATTGGATATGTGCCAAGCGGAAAGAAGGAGTGGATCAAGGATCAGTTCAGGCAGTCTCAGGACAAGCTGCTGGAGAGATTCGGCATGGACGAGTCGCAGCGCAGTCTGTTCCGGTTTCGTTACCGGATTACCAGTATTGCTAATGCTTCAAGGGCCGAAATGAAATTGAGTTTTGAAAGGGATAAACTGCTTAACAAGCTTCAACAGCTTCGGAATGATATGAGTTTATGGGAAAACAATATAGGCTTCTTCAAGCAATCCGACAGTTCGGAAGAGACCATTCAGGGATTCCAGGAAAAAATTGACGCCGCTCATAAGCGCATCGAAGTTCTTGAGGAGAAAATCCGTATCCTGGATGATATGGAAAATGAAAATTAA
- the trmD gene encoding tRNA (guanosine(37)-N1)-methyltransferase TrmD: MRIDIITVLPPLMEGPLNHSIVKRAREKGLVEIHVHDLRDFSTDKHRRVDDYAFGGDAGMVMSIEPIHRAITQLTSQREYDEVIYTSPDGIRFDQPEANRLALTENLIILCGHYKGIDQRIRDHLISRELSIGDYVLTGGELAAAVITDSVIRLLPGAISDETSALSDSFQDGLLAPPIYTRPAEYKGWKVPEILLSGHAARIDQWKHEQSLERTRKLRPDLLKGQKE, encoded by the coding sequence ATGCGCATCGATATTATCACGGTGTTACCTCCCTTAATGGAAGGCCCCCTCAATCACTCCATTGTGAAAAGAGCCAGGGAAAAAGGGCTTGTTGAGATCCATGTTCACGATCTGAGGGACTTTTCTACTGACAAACACCGGAGAGTGGATGATTATGCCTTTGGGGGCGATGCAGGCATGGTCATGAGTATCGAGCCCATCCACAGGGCCATTACTCAACTCACTTCACAACGGGAATATGACGAAGTTATTTACACTTCTCCCGATGGAATCCGGTTCGATCAGCCGGAAGCCAACCGACTGGCCCTGACTGAAAACCTGATCATCCTGTGTGGTCACTACAAAGGGATTGATCAGCGAATCAGGGATCACCTGATAAGCCGGGAGCTCTCCATAGGGGATTATGTGCTAACCGGTGGAGAGCTTGCTGCCGCTGTAATTACTGATAGCGTCATCCGTCTTCTTCCGGGAGCCATCTCCGATGAAACCTCTGCTCTGAGCGACTCCTTTCAGGACGGTCTGCTGGCTCCTCCTATTTATACACGGCCGGCAGAATACAAAGGATGGAAGGTTCCCGAAATACTTCTGTCGGGTCATGCGGCCAGAATTGACCAATGGAAACACGAACAGTCCCTGGAACGCACCCGCAAACTAAGGCCCGACCTTCTGAAAGGACAGAAGGAGTAG